One stretch of Priestia megaterium DNA includes these proteins:
- a CDS encoding uroporphyrinogen-III synthase: MSHEAPLFLKKVLITREAKQAHSFAAQIKKLGGIPLSLPVLTFARSNNEKEVEDVLLSIDCFDWIVFTSQNGISFFFEWLKELNISWSALKRLKVAAVGEKTAKLLEKHDLNVQLVPQEYVAESLLESLKANVSHHERVLLVRGQLARSVLKDGLKECEVTDLVVYQTIRNQDSERLVKQHLEIGIDAITFTSSSTVRFFVESVKDIPNWLELINRTKVVCIGPITSQTASEYGIKHLVPNTYTINGMIDMLVSCFE; the protein is encoded by the coding sequence ATGAGTCATGAGGCTCCTCTTTTTTTGAAAAAAGTTTTGATTACAAGAGAAGCGAAGCAGGCTCATTCATTTGCAGCACAGATTAAAAAGCTTGGAGGCATACCTTTAAGCTTACCAGTCCTCACGTTCGCACGTTCTAACAATGAAAAAGAAGTGGAAGATGTCCTGCTGTCGATTGACTGTTTTGATTGGATTGTTTTTACAAGTCAAAACGGCATTTCTTTTTTCTTTGAATGGCTAAAAGAGTTAAATATCAGTTGGAGTGCTTTAAAAAGATTAAAAGTGGCCGCGGTTGGAGAAAAAACCGCAAAATTGCTAGAAAAACACGATCTTAATGTGCAACTTGTTCCACAAGAATACGTTGCGGAATCACTTCTTGAGTCGTTAAAAGCAAATGTGTCACATCACGAGCGAGTTCTCCTTGTACGAGGACAATTAGCCCGCTCTGTTTTAAAAGATGGGTTAAAAGAGTGTGAGGTAACGGATTTAGTTGTATATCAGACCATTCGAAATCAAGACTCTGAACGCTTGGTTAAGCAACATTTAGAAATAGGAATTGATGCTATTACTTTTACAAGTTCTTCTACAGTGAGATTTTTTGTCGAGTCAGTTAAAGATATTCCGAATTGGCTTGAGCTTATAAATAGAACCAAAGTTGTTTGCATCGGTCCTATTACGAGTCAGACAGCGAGCGAATATGGAATTAAGCATCTTGTTCCTAACACATACACGATAAATGGTATGATAGATATGTTGGTTAGTTGTTTTGAATAA
- a CDS encoding cytochrome C assembly family protein gives MVDMELTRIYELIVILYAVSVLLYFIDFVQNNRKANSIAFWLLSIVWVLQTAFLILRMFETGRFPILTVSEGLYFYAWVLITLSLVINRLFRVDFMVFFTNVIGFLIMAIHTFAPLETYTAVQSERLVSELLIIHITMAILSYGAFSVSFVFSALYLVQYNLLKKKKWGKRLLRIEDLTKLDYMSYVLILIGVPLLLLSLILGIIWAYIKYVDFHWYDTKVLGSFLMFVAYSAYLYARLRRGIQGKAIAMWNIGLFLVLLINFFLFGSLSNFHFWGS, from the coding sequence ATGGTTGATATGGAATTAACCAGAATCTATGAATTGATTGTGATTTTATACGCGGTGAGCGTTTTATTATATTTTATTGATTTTGTACAAAATAACCGGAAGGCAAACTCGATAGCCTTCTGGTTACTTTCTATTGTGTGGGTTTTGCAAACAGCCTTTTTAATTTTACGAATGTTTGAGACGGGAAGGTTTCCTATTCTTACCGTTTCTGAGGGGCTGTATTTTTACGCGTGGGTGTTAATTACTCTTTCACTTGTGATTAATCGCCTGTTCCGCGTTGATTTTATGGTGTTTTTTACAAATGTGATTGGTTTCTTAATTATGGCTATTCATACGTTTGCTCCACTTGAAACATACACTGCTGTCCAGTCGGAGCGCCTTGTGTCAGAATTATTAATCATTCATATTACCATGGCTATTTTATCTTACGGCGCTTTTTCAGTCTCTTTTGTTTTTTCCGCTCTGTATCTTGTTCAGTATAATTTATTGAAAAAGAAGAAATGGGGCAAGCGCTTGCTAAGAATTGAAGATTTAACAAAGCTAGATTACATGTCCTATGTATTAATTTTAATTGGTGTACCGCTGTTATTGCTTTCGTTAATCTTAGGAATCATATGGGCTTATATTAAATACGTAGATTTTCATTGGTACGATACAAAAGTGTTAGGTTCATTTTTAATGTTCGTTGCATACAGCGCTTACTTGTATGCTAGACTGCGTAGAGGTATTCAAGGAAAGGCAATCGCGATGTGGAATATTGGATTGTTCTTAGTCTTACTTATTAATTTCTTTTTATTTGGCAGTTTATCGAATTTTCACTTTTGGGGTTCGTAA
- the hemC gene encoding hydroxymethylbilane synthase → MRKIIVGSRRSKLALTQTKWVIEQLKKQGLPFEFEIKEMVTKGDQILNVTLSKVGGKGLFVKEIEQAMLDKEIDMAVHSMKDMPAVLPEGLTIGCIPLREDHRDALISKNGERFEELPSGAVIGTSSLRRGAQLLSMRSDIEIKWIRGNIDTRLEKLKNEDYDAIILAAAGLSRMGWSKDTVTQYLEPEISVPAVGQGALAIECRENDHELLSLLQALNHDETARAVRAERVFLKEMEGGCQVPIAGYGRILDGGNIELTSLVASPDGKTIYKEHITGKDPIAIGSEAAERLTSQGAKLLIDRVKEELDK, encoded by the coding sequence ATGCGAAAAATTATTGTCGGCTCTCGTCGAAGCAAACTTGCGTTAACACAGACCAAGTGGGTCATTGAACAGTTAAAAAAACAAGGTCTTCCTTTTGAGTTTGAAATTAAAGAAATGGTTACAAAAGGGGACCAAATTTTAAATGTAACGCTGTCCAAAGTAGGCGGTAAAGGTCTTTTTGTAAAAGAAATTGAACAAGCCATGTTAGATAAAGAAATTGATATGGCCGTTCATAGTATGAAAGATATGCCGGCTGTTTTGCCAGAAGGATTAACGATTGGATGTATTCCTTTACGAGAAGATCATCGTGATGCGCTTATTTCAAAAAATGGTGAGCGATTTGAGGAGCTACCAAGCGGTGCTGTGATTGGGACAAGCAGCTTGCGTCGAGGGGCACAGCTTCTATCTATGCGTTCAGATATCGAAATTAAATGGATTCGAGGAAATATCGACACACGCCTAGAGAAATTAAAAAATGAAGATTACGATGCGATTATCTTGGCAGCTGCAGGGTTATCTCGTATGGGCTGGTCGAAAGATACGGTCACTCAGTACCTAGAGCCGGAAATAAGCGTTCCCGCTGTGGGACAAGGAGCTTTAGCTATCGAATGCCGAGAAAATGACCATGAATTATTATCGCTTCTTCAAGCTCTAAATCATGATGAAACGGCTCGTGCTGTTAGAGCTGAACGCGTATTTTTAAAAGAGATGGAAGGCGGATGCCAAGTGCCGATTGCGGGTTATGGGCGTATATTGGACGGCGGAAACATTGAGCTAACGTCGCTAGTCGCGTCTCCTGATGGCAAAACGATTTACAAAGAGCACATTACGGGAAAAGACCCCATTGCTATCGGTTCAGAAGCTGCTGAGCGCTTAACATCTCAAGGAGCTAAGCTTTTAATTGACCGTGTAAAAGAGGAGCTGGACAAATAA